In Massilia violaceinigra, one DNA window encodes the following:
- a CDS encoding ion transporter, translating to MLLVAVILLSIVVVLLDSVPSMVGRFGRPLNVMEWTFTLLFTVEYVARLCCVRHPWRYATSFFGVIDLISVLPTYFALLVPEVSAFLDIRILRLLRIFRIFKLTLYITEYIRLGRALRASGRKILIFLSVVMMAVLILGTVMYVVEGPENGFTSIPMAMYWATVTMTTVGYGDLTPQTTLGRFIASFMMLLGWGVLAVPTGIVTAEMTSQRMNWKPTTRTCPSCLSEGHEPEAKFCKDCGEPLPAYEYDTS from the coding sequence GTGCTGCTGGTGGCGGTCATCCTGCTCAGCATCGTCGTGGTCCTGCTCGACAGCGTGCCTTCGATGGTGGGCCGTTTCGGGCGTCCGCTCAACGTGATGGAGTGGACGTTCACGCTGCTGTTTACGGTCGAATACGTCGCGCGCCTGTGCTGCGTGCGCCATCCGTGGCGCTACGCGACCAGCTTTTTCGGCGTGATCGACCTGATATCGGTACTGCCGACTTATTTTGCGCTCTTGGTGCCGGAAGTGTCGGCCTTCCTCGACATCCGCATCCTGCGGCTGCTGCGCATCTTCCGCATCTTCAAGCTTACGCTGTACATCACCGAATACATCCGGCTTGGGCGCGCCCTGCGCGCGAGCGGGCGCAAGATCCTCATATTCCTGTCGGTGGTGATGATGGCGGTGCTCATTCTGGGGACCGTGATGTACGTGGTCGAAGGTCCGGAAAACGGCTTCACCAGCATTCCGATGGCGATGTACTGGGCCACCGTGACGATGACGACGGTCGGCTATGGCGACCTGACGCCGCAGACCACCCTGGGGCGCTTCATCGCCTCGTTCATGATGCTGCTGGGCTGGGGCGTGCTGGCGGTGCCGACCGGAATCGTGACGGCGGAAATGACATCGCAGCGAATGAACTGGAAGCCGACCACCCGAACCTGCCCCTCATGCCTGAGCGAAGGGCACGAGCCGGAGGCAAAGTTCTGCAAGGATTGCGGAGAACCCTTGCCGGCGTATGAGTACGATACATCCTGA
- the phaP gene encoding TIGR01841 family phasin (Members of this family are phasins (small proteins associated with inclusions such as PHA granules). Note that several different families of phasins have been named PhaP despite very little sequence similarity to each other.), which yields MFPYSQSVTPAVRSHLDAQVSFLNDMSKSLFNSFQQLCNLNIQLTQTLLEETAISSQQLLTADRQTDVISAAASRAQPASEKLRAYQQHISRVAADAQVELARVTEQHVQETTRTARALADEVARVASEETERSVRNQQENMRKFSDPFTQNAGAWRGNGSTEVRGSTSMQSGQTGSAQGGSAGSSQSDMHGSMQGNSTSAGATSAGQAGSSASASGKAGSASTGKNS from the coding sequence ATGTTTCCATATTCACAATCCGTGACTCCCGCTGTGCGAAGCCACCTGGACGCACAAGTTTCTTTCCTCAACGATATGTCGAAATCGTTGTTCAATTCGTTCCAGCAACTGTGCAATCTGAACATTCAGCTGACCCAGACCTTGCTGGAAGAAACCGCCATCAGCAGCCAGCAACTGCTGACGGCCGACCGCCAGACCGACGTGATCAGTGCAGCCGCATCGCGCGCCCAGCCTGCCAGCGAAAAACTGCGTGCCTATCAACAGCACATTTCCCGCGTGGCTGCCGATGCGCAGGTCGAGCTGGCCCGCGTGACCGAGCAGCACGTGCAGGAAACCACCCGCACCGCGCGCGCCCTGGCTGACGAAGTGGCCCGCGTCGCTTCCGAAGAAACCGAGCGCAGCGTGCGTAATCAGCAGGAAAACATGCGCAAGTTCAGCGATCCGTTCACCCAGAACGCCGGCGCATGGCGTGGCAACGGCAGCACCGAAGTGCGTGGCAGCACCAGCATGCAGAGCGGCCAGACCGGCAGCGCGCAGGGCGGTTCGGCCGGCAGCAGCCAGAGCGACATGCACGGCAGCATGCAGGGCAACAGCACCAGTGCGGGCGCCACCTCGGCTGGTCAGGCCGGCAGCTCCGCGAGCGCGAGCGGGAAAGCCGGTAGCGCCAGCACCGGCAAAAACAGCTAA
- a CDS encoding NAD(P)-dependent oxidoreductase, with protein MNIVLIGATGFIGTALLNEALDRGHAVTALSTRPDKLAARARLQARAADVMDVAALTAQLAGADAVLSAFSGHAQSDVQAYYLTGARNIVAAVKEARVPRLLMVGGAGSLEVAPGVQLLDTPGFPEAYRASAEGARQALALLRAQASLDWTMLSPAAMISPGERTGVFRLGGDALLLDAAGNSAISVEDYALAMIDELEQPAHSRQRFTAAY; from the coding sequence ATGAACATCGTACTGATCGGCGCCACCGGATTTATCGGCACAGCCTTGCTCAATGAAGCCCTGGACCGCGGCCATGCGGTCACCGCGCTGTCGACCCGTCCGGACAAGCTGGCCGCGCGCGCGCGCCTGCAGGCACGCGCGGCGGACGTGATGGACGTCGCCGCGCTGACCGCGCAACTGGCCGGCGCCGACGCCGTGCTGTCGGCTTTCAGCGGCCATGCGCAGAGCGACGTGCAGGCTTACTATCTGACCGGCGCACGCAACATCGTCGCGGCCGTCAAGGAAGCGCGCGTGCCGCGCCTGCTGATGGTCGGCGGCGCCGGTTCGCTGGAAGTGGCGCCGGGCGTGCAGCTGCTCGACACGCCCGGCTTTCCGGAGGCGTACCGCGCCAGTGCCGAAGGCGCGCGCCAGGCGCTCGCGCTGCTGCGCGCGCAAGCCTCGCTCGACTGGACCATGCTCAGTCCCGCCGCCATGATCTCGCCCGGCGAGCGCACCGGCGTATTCCGCCTGGGCGGCGACGCGCTGCTGCTTGACGCCGCCGGCAACAGCGCCATTTCGGTGGAAGACTACGCGCTGGCCATGATCGATGAACTGGAACAGCCGGCGCACAGCCGCCAGCGTTTCACGGCGGCTTACTAA
- a CDS encoding NADPH-dependent FMN reductase gives MASRKIAVIIGSLRKDSFNRKVAKTLMLLAPPTLDLEIVDIGQLRLYNQDDDAAPPPVYIEFRDKLKEFDGVLFCTPEYNRSMPAALKNAIDVGSRPYGQSAWGSKPCAVVSVTPGALGAFGANHHLRQSLVFLNMPTMQQPEAYLANIGSQYEGDNLTNDSTKAFLQKFVDAFAVWVERHAD, from the coding sequence ATGGCTTCAAGAAAAATCGCTGTCATCATTGGCAGCTTGCGCAAGGATTCGTTCAACCGCAAGGTCGCCAAGACGCTGATGCTGCTGGCGCCGCCCACGCTGGACCTGGAGATCGTCGACATCGGCCAGCTGCGTCTGTACAACCAGGACGACGACGCCGCGCCGCCGCCGGTCTACATCGAGTTCCGCGACAAGCTCAAGGAATTCGACGGGGTCCTGTTCTGCACCCCGGAATACAACCGTTCGATGCCCGCCGCGCTGAAGAACGCGATCGACGTCGGCTCGCGTCCGTACGGCCAGAGCGCGTGGGGCAGCAAACCGTGCGCCGTGGTCAGCGTCACGCCCGGCGCGCTCGGCGCGTTCGGCGCCAACCATCACCTGCGTCAGTCGCTGGTGTTCCTGAACATGCCCACCATGCAGCAGCCCGAAGCCTACCTTGCCAATATCGGCAGCCAGTACGAAGGCGACAACCTCACCAACGACAGCACCAAAGCCTTCCTGCAAAAGTTCGTCGACGCCTTCGCGGTCTGGGTCGAACGGCACGCCGACTGA
- a CDS encoding VOC family protein, with amino-acid sequence MIHIREIDHVVLRVVDLEAMIGFYRDVLGCTIERRQDHIGLVQLRAGRALVDLVPVDGKLGRAGGAAPGREGRNMDHVCFRVEPFDAQAIRDHLAACGVTPGAVESRYGAEGEGPSIYLDDPEGNTVELKGPAWPG; translated from the coding sequence ATGATACATATCCGTGAGATCGACCACGTGGTTCTGCGCGTGGTCGACCTGGAAGCGATGATCGGCTTCTACCGCGACGTGCTTGGGTGCACCATCGAGCGGCGCCAGGACCACATCGGCCTGGTGCAGCTGCGCGCCGGCCGTGCGCTGGTCGACTTGGTGCCGGTGGACGGCAAGCTGGGACGGGCCGGCGGTGCGGCGCCCGGGCGCGAAGGGCGCAATATGGACCATGTGTGTTTTCGGGTCGAACCGTTCGATGCGCAGGCGATCCGGGATCACCTGGCTGCATGCGGCGTCACGCCCGGCGCGGTCGAATCGCGCTACGGCGCCGAAGGGGAGGGGCCGTCGATCTACCTGGACGACCCCGAAGGCAACACGGTCGAGCTGAAAGGTCCGGCCTGGCCGGGCTGA